In a single window of the Streptomyces cinnabarinus genome:
- a CDS encoding helix-turn-helix transcriptional regulator: MTPRRQLTDPGTGAPAQRGRRAAILQTLRDTDSPVSVADVAERVGVHLNTARFHLDALVAEGTAARGTVPRSEPGRPKVVYSAVADEGPDGSRSFRLLSDILLGVVADSVSDPVAAATRAGHSWGSYLADAPAPTERVSAEEGERQLVAVLEDMGFVTEAEDEASGAEHAERRLNLHHCPFREVAERRPDIVCAIHLGLMQGTVETLRAPLDATSLQPFVTPHLCVATLRRTGAA; the protein is encoded by the coding sequence ATGACCCCACGGCGACAGCTCACTGACCCCGGCACCGGCGCTCCGGCACAGCGGGGACGGCGCGCCGCCATCCTCCAGACGCTGCGCGACACGGACAGCCCGGTGAGCGTGGCCGACGTGGCCGAGCGCGTCGGCGTCCACCTCAACACCGCCCGCTTCCACCTGGACGCGCTGGTCGCCGAAGGCACCGCGGCCCGGGGCACCGTACCGCGGAGCGAGCCGGGGCGGCCGAAGGTGGTCTACTCGGCCGTCGCCGACGAAGGGCCGGACGGCTCCCGCAGTTTCCGGCTGCTCTCCGACATCCTGCTCGGGGTCGTCGCCGACTCGGTTTCGGATCCGGTGGCCGCCGCCACCCGCGCCGGTCACTCCTGGGGCTCCTACCTCGCCGACGCACCCGCCCCCACCGAGCGCGTCAGCGCCGAGGAGGGGGAACGCCAACTGGTGGCGGTGCTGGAGGACATGGGCTTCGTGACGGAGGCGGAGGATGAGGCGTCAGGGGCCGAGCACGCCGAACGACGGCTCAACCTGCACCACTGTCCGTTCCGTGAAGTCGCCGAGCGCCGACCGGACATCGTCTGCGCGATCCACCTGGGCCTGATGCAGGGCACGGTCGAGACGCTGCGGGCCCCGCTCGACGCGACGAGCCTCCAGCCCTTCGTCACCCCGCACCTGTGCGTGGCGACCCTGCGGCGCACCGGCGCGGCCTGA
- a CDS encoding nitric-oxide reductase large subunit: MGAAPTGGAPPAGKRQRMIARGWVQAAILVTLGGFFVLGFLAIRTYQAQPPIPDRTVSASGEVVFTGDDVRDGQKVFLRTGLMQYGSIYGHGAYLGPDFTADYLNRSATLVREYYGGAKSADASGRTVEDYRTNRYDDGTGTLEWSEAQAAAFTELREHYRDILGRPDGKQGLKPDAITDPDEIHDVTAYFGWTAWTAAAERPGHDYSYTNNWPSEPLVDNEPTGHTVTWSVLSLIFLLAGAGALFAAFGRWNFLGWHHRDQRELRFHSPDRVRLTPAQRTTAWFFLVMAALFLAQVLLGSAAQHYRADLSSFFGIPLDRWLPYNLARTWHTQLSIFWVVTSFLAIGIFIAPLIARGWEPRKQALLTRLLLSALVVVVVGSLLGELAGQRGWLGDLWAVLGNQGWEYLDLGRLWQVLLTIGMVIWVVILFRGLRRRLQGESVANMPWLFFLAALALPAFYAVGLLASPDTQFTAADFWRFIVVHLWVEDFMELFTTATVAYLFVLLGVVRERVALSVIFLDIVLYGAGGVIGTMHHLYFSGEPAEHLALGATFSALEVVPLLFLTVEAWGFLQIGARRRSPSDTPFPHRWAVMFLAAVGFWNFLGAGVFGFLVNLPIVSYYEMGTGLTANHAHAAMMGVYGMLAVGFAVFALRYLIPENRWSDRWPRLAFWSLNLGLAWMSFATLLPSGALQLYKVVESGYADARSLGYLQGDTNVFLEWLRLPGDVVFLVGGVLPLLWMCWLGVRHRRGPTRRPEDAEQTLLFTEVGPDPAPDPAPEPPAPEPPPAEAVAP; the protein is encoded by the coding sequence ATGGGAGCAGCACCGACAGGGGGAGCGCCTCCGGCGGGCAAGCGGCAGCGGATGATCGCGCGGGGATGGGTCCAGGCGGCGATCCTGGTCACGCTGGGCGGGTTCTTCGTCCTCGGTTTCCTGGCGATCCGGACCTACCAGGCCCAGCCCCCCATCCCCGACCGCACGGTCTCGGCCTCCGGCGAGGTGGTCTTCACCGGTGACGACGTCCGTGACGGCCAGAAGGTGTTCCTGCGCACCGGCCTGATGCAGTACGGCTCGATCTACGGCCACGGCGCCTATCTGGGCCCGGACTTCACGGCCGACTACCTCAACCGCAGCGCCACACTGGTGCGCGAGTACTACGGCGGCGCCAAGTCGGCGGACGCCTCCGGCCGTACGGTCGAGGACTACCGCACCAACCGCTACGACGACGGCACCGGGACCCTGGAGTGGAGCGAGGCGCAGGCCGCCGCCTTCACCGAACTGCGGGAGCACTACCGCGACATCCTCGGCCGCCCCGACGGCAAGCAGGGACTCAAGCCGGACGCGATCACCGACCCGGACGAGATCCACGACGTCACGGCCTACTTCGGCTGGACGGCGTGGACCGCCGCAGCCGAACGCCCCGGCCATGACTACTCGTACACCAACAACTGGCCCTCGGAGCCCCTGGTCGACAACGAGCCGACCGGCCACACCGTGACCTGGAGCGTTCTGTCGCTGATCTTCCTGCTGGCCGGGGCAGGTGCGCTGTTCGCCGCGTTCGGGCGCTGGAACTTCCTCGGCTGGCACCACCGCGACCAGCGGGAACTGCGCTTCCACTCCCCCGACCGGGTCCGGCTCACCCCGGCCCAGCGCACCACCGCCTGGTTCTTCCTGGTGATGGCCGCACTGTTCCTGGCCCAGGTGCTGCTGGGCTCGGCCGCCCAGCACTACCGGGCCGATCTCAGCAGCTTCTTCGGTATCCCGCTCGACCGCTGGCTGCCGTACAACCTGGCCCGGACCTGGCACACCCAGCTGTCGATCTTCTGGGTGGTCACCTCCTTCCTGGCCATCGGCATCTTCATCGCCCCGCTGATCGCCCGCGGCTGGGAGCCGCGCAAGCAGGCCCTGCTGACCAGGCTGCTGCTCAGCGCGCTGGTCGTCGTGGTCGTCGGCAGTCTGCTGGGCGAACTGGCCGGGCAGCGCGGCTGGCTGGGCGATCTGTGGGCCGTGCTGGGCAACCAGGGCTGGGAGTACCTGGATCTCGGGCGGCTGTGGCAGGTCCTGCTGACCATCGGCATGGTGATCTGGGTGGTCATTCTGTTCCGCGGACTGCGCCGCCGGCTCCAAGGAGAGAGCGTCGCCAACATGCCGTGGCTGTTCTTCCTGGCCGCGCTCGCGCTGCCCGCGTTCTACGCGGTCGGCCTGCTGGCCAGTCCCGACACCCAGTTCACCGCCGCCGACTTCTGGCGCTTCATCGTGGTGCACCTGTGGGTCGAGGACTTCATGGAGCTCTTCACCACCGCGACGGTCGCCTATCTCTTCGTACTGCTGGGCGTCGTCCGCGAGCGGGTGGCGCTGTCCGTGATCTTCCTCGACATCGTGCTGTACGGCGCGGGCGGGGTCATCGGCACCATGCACCACCTGTACTTCTCGGGCGAGCCCGCCGAACACCTCGCGCTCGGCGCGACGTTCTCCGCGCTCGAAGTGGTGCCGCTGCTCTTCCTCACCGTCGAGGCATGGGGCTTCCTGCAGATCGGCGCCCGCCGCCGCAGTCCCTCGGACACACCGTTCCCGCACCGGTGGGCGGTCATGTTCCTGGCCGCGGTCGGCTTCTGGAACTTCCTGGGCGCCGGGGTGTTCGGCTTCCTGGTCAACCTGCCGATCGTCTCCTACTACGAGATGGGCACCGGTCTGACGGCCAACCACGCACACGCCGCGATGATGGGCGTGTACGGCATGCTGGCGGTCGGTTTCGCGGTGTTCGCGCTGCGCTACCTCATCCCCGAGAACAGGTGGTCGGACCGCTGGCCCCGGCTGGCGTTCTGGTCGCTCAACCTCGGTCTGGCCTGGATGTCGTTCGCGACACTGCTGCCCAGTGGCGCCCTCCAGCTCTACAAGGTGGTCGAGAGCGGCTACGCCGACGCCCGCAGCCTCGGCTACCTCCAGGGCGACACCAATGTGTTCCTGGAGTGGCTGCGGCTGCCCGGGGACGTGGTGTTCCTGGTCGGCGGCGTCCTGCCGCTGCTGTGGATGTGCTGGCTGGGCGTACGCCACCGCCGCGGCCCGACCAGGCGGCCCGAGGACGCCGAACAGACCCTGCTGTTCACGGAGGTGGGACCCGACCCTGCCCCTGACCCGGCCCCCGAGCCGCCGGCCCCGGAGCCGCCGCCCGCCGAGGCGGTGGCCCCGTGA
- a CDS encoding uridine kinase family protein, whose amino-acid sequence MTGVLAVAGGTASGKSTLAEALSLQCPESVALVHLDDYYVPAHDPLRGVWTVSADGHAILDWNHPGSIDETAVTDAIDAALLRPGVLLVVVEGLFALSLPSVVRRAAWRVYVDTPDDIRLARKILRKIEVQRQDPRLSLRNYLQTGRDRHAAHVAPSRAAADLVVDGTASEAEMLTAVMPLIGPALAPPPAAPSRAQGVCGVTRTPGIPALAL is encoded by the coding sequence ATGACGGGTGTATTGGCGGTCGCAGGCGGCACCGCATCCGGCAAGTCCACCCTTGCCGAAGCCCTGTCGCTGCAGTGTCCCGAGAGCGTGGCCCTGGTCCATCTGGACGACTACTACGTGCCCGCGCACGACCCCCTGAGGGGTGTGTGGACGGTCAGTGCCGACGGGCACGCCATCCTCGACTGGAACCATCCGGGGTCGATCGACGAGACAGCGGTGACAGACGCCATCGACGCGGCGCTGCTGCGCCCCGGCGTGCTGCTGGTGGTCGTCGAGGGCCTGTTCGCGCTGTCACTGCCGTCCGTGGTCCGGCGGGCGGCCTGGCGGGTGTACGTCGACACCCCCGACGACATACGCCTGGCCCGCAAGATCCTCCGGAAGATCGAGGTGCAGCGGCAGGACCCCCGGCTGTCCCTGCGCAACTATCTGCAGACCGGCAGGGACCGCCACGCAGCCCACGTCGCGCCTTCCCGGGCAGCGGCCGATCTGGTCGTGGACGGGACCGCGAGCGAGGCGGAGATGCTGACGGCCGTCATGCCGCTGATCGGGCCGGCCCTCGCGCCGCCGCCTGCGGCGCCCTCGCGGGCACAGGGGGTGTGCGGTGTGACCCGTACCCCCGGCATCCCTGCGCTCGCGCTATGA
- a CDS encoding SRPBCC family protein: MSATTRRLEPFEALAASEFAFTRRAWVDAAPDRVYELVSDVSAIGRWSPNASDVAYDHGAGPSVGAWFSGRNRKDGREWTTRSQVVRADPPTAFCFVVGGRENGIVQWGWTLRPQGDGTLVQQSWQLLRLDPVLGTTRADLDALRRYMEDSVETTRASLAQWIAADRRPPESRNVRD, translated from the coding sequence TTGAGCGCCACCACCAGGAGGCTGGAGCCCTTCGAGGCTCTGGCAGCATCAGAGTTCGCCTTCACCAGACGGGCGTGGGTCGACGCCGCGCCCGACCGCGTCTACGAACTGGTCAGCGACGTGTCGGCGATCGGCCGCTGGAGCCCCAATGCGAGCGACGTCGCCTACGATCACGGCGCCGGCCCGAGCGTCGGCGCCTGGTTCAGCGGGCGCAACCGCAAGGACGGAAGAGAGTGGACCACCCGCTCCCAAGTCGTGCGAGCCGACCCCCCGACCGCTTTCTGCTTCGTCGTCGGTGGCCGCGAGAACGGCATCGTGCAGTGGGGCTGGACATTGCGTCCCCAGGGTGACGGCACGCTCGTCCAGCAGTCCTGGCAGCTCCTGCGCCTCGACCCGGTCCTCGGCACGACCCGCGCCGACTTGGACGCGCTCCGCCGCTATATGGAAGACAGCGTCGAAACCACCCGGGCGTCCCTGGCCCAATGGATCGCCGCGGATCGCCGGCCACCCGAGAGCAGGAACGTGCGGGACTGA
- a CDS encoding helix-turn-helix domain-containing protein has translation MNGQTRLGGFLRTRRSQLRPADVGVRTYGERRRVPGLRREELALLAGVSASYYTRLEQGQSQRASPEVLDAIARALRLDESERLHLHDLAQADRDRPRTRRPTPERVTEATRQLLEVLEDVPAVVLGRRSDVLAWNRLGHALFAGHLDPDAPQSAGGRPNMARLVFLDHHTRGLYADWAGKARAVVGNLRLVAGQHPQDSALHALVGELGSKSTEFASMWADHRVKPCTVAAYEMRHPLVGTLTVIQQTLGHGVGPVVVVATTEKGSPSRAALTLLAQATAPSTTPPTTQGPLPARPARPGSRVLTD, from the coding sequence ATGAACGGTCAAACACGGCTCGGAGGCTTCCTGAGGACGCGGCGTTCTCAGCTGCGCCCCGCGGATGTCGGAGTACGCACCTACGGGGAGCGCCGGCGTGTTCCGGGGCTGCGACGTGAGGAGTTGGCGCTGTTGGCGGGTGTGAGTGCCTCCTACTACACGCGGCTTGAGCAGGGTCAGTCGCAGAGGGCCTCACCCGAGGTACTGGACGCGATCGCCCGGGCCCTGCGGCTCGACGAGTCCGAGCGGCTGCACCTGCACGACCTGGCCCAGGCGGACCGGGACCGCCCCCGGACCCGGCGGCCCACGCCGGAGCGGGTGACCGAGGCGACGCGTCAGTTGCTGGAGGTACTGGAGGACGTTCCCGCGGTCGTGCTCGGCCGGCGCAGTGACGTTCTGGCATGGAACCGTCTGGGCCACGCGCTGTTCGCCGGACACCTGGATCCCGATGCCCCGCAGAGTGCGGGTGGGCGTCCCAACATGGCCCGACTGGTGTTCCTCGACCATCACACCCGCGGGCTGTACGCGGACTGGGCCGGCAAGGCCAGGGCGGTGGTGGGGAACCTGCGGCTCGTGGCGGGACAGCACCCGCAGGACAGCGCGCTGCACGCACTGGTGGGCGAACTGGGCTCGAAGAGCACCGAGTTCGCGTCGATGTGGGCCGACCACCGGGTCAAGCCGTGCACCGTCGCGGCCTACGAGATGCGGCACCCACTGGTCGGCACTCTCACCGTCATCCAACAGACCCTGGGGCACGGGGTCGGCCCCGTCGTCGTCGTTGCCACCACGGAGAAGGGCTCACCCTCGCGTGCCGCACTGACTCTGCTCGCCCAGGCCACCGCACCGTCCACCACCCCGCCCACCACGCAAGGTCCCCTCCCCGCCCGGCCGGCGCGGCCGGGATCTCGGGTGCTCACCGACTGA
- the panD gene encoding aspartate 1-decarboxylase, producing the protein MLRTMFKSKIHRATVTQADLHYVGSVTIDADLLDAADLLPGELVHIVDITNGARLETYVIEGERGSGVIGINGAAAHLVHPGDLVIIISYAQVTDAEARALKPRVVHVDRDNRIVALGADPSEPVPGSDQERSPQAVPA; encoded by the coding sequence ATGCTGCGCACCATGTTCAAGTCCAAGATCCACCGTGCCACCGTCACCCAGGCCGACCTGCACTACGTGGGATCGGTGACCATCGACGCGGACCTGCTCGACGCCGCCGATCTGCTGCCCGGCGAGCTCGTGCACATCGTCGACATCACCAACGGGGCCCGGCTGGAGACGTACGTCATCGAGGGCGAGCGCGGCTCGGGGGTGATCGGGATCAACGGTGCCGCCGCCCATCTCGTCCACCCCGGCGACCTGGTGATCATCATCAGTTACGCTCAGGTCACCGACGCCGAGGCACGCGCGCTGAAGCCGCGGGTCGTGCACGTGGACCGCGACAACCGCATCGTGGCCCTCGGCGCCGACCCCTCCGAGCCGGTGCCGGGCTCGGACCAGGAGCGCAGCCCGCAGGCCGTACCGGCCTGA
- a CDS encoding GNAT family N-acetyltransferase — protein sequence MSETEIRDDRAAGRLEAFSGDEVVGHIEYFTLDSPGPALVPVHTIVEPAHEGKGIAGSLARELYGIAEREGIVVAPLCPYVIKWAERHPDEAPAADPDLVRAAKEWLVAHPGRF from the coding sequence GTGAGCGAGACCGAGATCCGTGACGACCGGGCGGCGGGCCGCCTGGAGGCGTTCAGCGGGGACGAAGTCGTCGGCCACATCGAGTACTTCACCCTCGACAGCCCCGGGCCCGCCCTGGTCCCCGTCCACACCATCGTCGAGCCCGCCCACGAGGGAAAGGGCATCGCGGGCTCCCTCGCCCGTGAGCTCTACGGCATCGCCGAGCGCGAGGGAATCGTCGTCGCCCCCCTGTGCCCGTACGTCATCAAATGGGCCGAGCGTCACCCCGACGAGGCCCCCGCCGCCGACCCCGACCTGGTGCGCGCGGCGAAGGAGTGGCTGGTGGCCCACCCCGGCCGCTTCTGA
- a CDS encoding aspartate/glutamate racemase family protein, with the protein MPLALLHTSPVHVPVFDALRDAHHPGLELRHLVEERLLERAREAGPEAVAEDVAAALRRAVTEGARAVLCTCSTIGAVAEAADIGVPVLRVDRPMAAAAVATGPRIVVLAALESTLGPTAELIEQEAERAGRRSEVSTRLVDGAWASFETGDTEAYVRRIATAADEVTAADVIVLAQASMALAQHLTSTAVPVLSSPRLGLAAGAHAGD; encoded by the coding sequence ATGCCGCTCGCCCTTCTGCACACCTCTCCCGTCCACGTCCCGGTCTTCGACGCCCTCCGCGACGCACACCACCCGGGCCTGGAACTGCGGCACCTCGTCGAGGAGCGGCTCCTGGAACGGGCGAGGGAGGCGGGCCCCGAAGCCGTGGCCGAGGATGTGGCGGCGGCCCTGCGCCGTGCCGTCACCGAGGGCGCGCGTGCGGTGCTGTGCACCTGCTCGACCATCGGCGCCGTCGCCGAGGCGGCCGACATCGGCGTGCCGGTGCTGCGCGTCGACCGCCCGATGGCGGCGGCCGCGGTCGCGACCGGCCCCCGGATCGTCGTCCTCGCCGCCCTGGAGAGCACGCTCGGCCCCACGGCGGAACTGATCGAGCAGGAGGCCGAGCGCGCCGGACGCCGGTCCGAGGTGAGCACCCGCCTCGTCGACGGCGCCTGGGCGAGCTTCGAGACGGGCGACACGGAGGCGTACGTACGGCGGATCGCCACCGCGGCCGACGAGGTCACCGCGGCCGACGTGATCGTCCTGGCCCAGGCCTCGATGGCCCTGGCCCAGCACCTGACGTCGACCGCGGTCCCGGTCCTGTCCAGCCCACGTCTCGGCCTCGCGGCCGGGGCCCACGCGGGTGACTGA
- the gndA gene encoding NADP-dependent phosphogluconate dehydrogenase, with the protein MSTTAQIGVTGLAVMGRNLARNFARNGYTVAVHNRTSARTHALVAEFGDEGEFIAAETAKDFVAALERPRRLVVMVKAGEPTDAVIQEFAPLLEPGDMIIDGGNAHFADTRRRERELREQGIHFVGMGVSGGEEGALLGPSIMPGGPKESYDSLGPMLEKISAKAADGAPCVTHVGPDGAGHFVKMVHNGIEYADMQLIGEAYQLLREVAGYSPARIAEIFRTWNTGRLDSYLIEITAEVLAHVDAATGKPFVDVVVDQAEQKGTGRWTVQIALDLGVPVSGIAEAVFARSLSGHADLRAASRGLAGPKASPLSESEAAAFADRVEQALYASKIVSYTQGFHEIDAARTEYDWDIDLGAVSAIWRGGCIIRAAFLDRIRAAYDARADLPSLLADDAFAREIASAQDDWREVLVAATRQGVPTPGFSAALAYYDALRAERLPAALTQGQRDFFGAHTYRRVDQEGSFHTLWGGDRSEVSA; encoded by the coding sequence ATGAGCACTACAGCCCAGATCGGCGTCACGGGACTGGCGGTCATGGGCCGCAATCTCGCCCGCAACTTCGCCCGCAACGGCTACACGGTCGCGGTGCACAACCGGACGTCTGCGCGTACGCACGCGTTGGTGGCGGAGTTCGGTGACGAGGGCGAGTTCATCGCGGCCGAGACCGCCAAGGACTTCGTGGCGGCGCTGGAGCGGCCCCGCCGCCTGGTCGTCATGGTGAAGGCGGGCGAGCCCACCGACGCGGTGATCCAGGAGTTCGCCCCGCTGCTGGAGCCCGGCGACATGATCATCGACGGCGGCAACGCGCACTTCGCCGACACCCGGCGCCGCGAGCGCGAACTGCGCGAGCAGGGCATCCACTTCGTCGGCATGGGCGTCTCCGGCGGCGAGGAGGGCGCGCTGCTCGGCCCGAGCATCATGCCGGGCGGCCCGAAGGAGTCCTACGACTCGCTCGGCCCGATGCTGGAGAAGATCTCGGCGAAGGCAGCGGACGGGGCGCCCTGTGTGACCCATGTCGGTCCGGACGGCGCCGGGCATTTCGTGAAGATGGTGCACAACGGCATCGAGTACGCCGACATGCAGCTGATCGGTGAGGCGTACCAGTTGCTGCGCGAGGTCGCGGGCTACTCCCCCGCGCGGATCGCGGAGATCTTCCGGACCTGGAACACCGGGCGTCTCGACTCCTATCTGATCGAGATCACCGCCGAGGTGCTGGCGCACGTGGACGCGGCCACCGGGAAGCCGTTCGTGGACGTGGTGGTGGACCAGGCCGAGCAGAAGGGCACGGGACGCTGGACCGTGCAGATCGCGCTGGACCTCGGGGTGCCGGTGTCCGGTATCGCGGAGGCGGTCTTCGCGCGGTCCCTGTCCGGGCACGCGGACCTGCGCGCGGCCTCGCGGGGTCTCGCCGGTCCCAAGGCGTCCCCGCTGAGCGAGTCGGAGGCGGCCGCGTTCGCCGACCGGGTCGAGCAGGCGCTGTACGCCTCGAAGATCGTGTCCTACACGCAGGGCTTCCACGAGATCGACGCGGCGCGGACGGAGTACGACTGGGACATCGACCTCGGCGCGGTCTCCGCGATCTGGCGGGGCGGGTGCATCATCCGGGCGGCGTTCCTGGACCGGATTCGCGCGGCGTACGACGCCAGGGCGGATCTGCCGAGCCTGCTCGCGGACGATGCCTTCGCCCGTGAGATCGCCTCCGCGCAGGACGACTGGCGTGAGGTTCTCGTGGCGGCGACGCGGCAGGGTGTGCCGACGCCCGGGTTCTCCGCGGCCCTCGCGTACTACGACGCGCTGCGTGCCGAGCGGTTGCCTGCGGCGCTTACGCAGGGGCAGCGGGACTTCTTCGGGGCGCACACGTATCGGAGGGTTGATCAGGAGGGGTCGTTCCACACCTTGTGGGGTGGGGATCGGTCCGAGGTTTCTGCGTAG
- a CDS encoding transglycosylase family protein encodes MAVRGRHRRYQPNRINRASLTVTAGGAGMAIPLIGTGTAQAADVETWDKVAACESTDDWNINTGNGYYGGLQFAQSTWEEYGGTRYAPRADLATKDQQIAVAEKVLDGQGPGAWPVCSVRAGLTRGGDTPEVKTSAPDVRPQTTPQSRAGKAEMYTVVRGDTLSTIADEQDVRGGWQRLYDANRQTVGGDPDLILPGQRLALGGKSATKATPTAAKSKPERATSQEKSTPEKQKPEKKPEKQSAKKTMVSPVSAPTGTPYHKAGSSWSQGYHTGVDFPVATGTSVLSVADGTVVNAGWEGSFGYQVVIRHADGRYSQYAHLSAISVKSGQQVGAGQRIGRSGSTGNSTGPHLHFEVRSGPGFGSDIDPVAYLRAGGVRI; translated from the coding sequence ATGGCCGTACGCGGCCGGCACCGCCGGTATCAGCCGAACAGGATCAACCGCGCCTCGCTCACCGTCACCGCGGGCGGTGCCGGGATGGCGATCCCGCTCATCGGCACCGGCACCGCGCAGGCGGCGGACGTGGAGACCTGGGACAAGGTCGCCGCGTGCGAGTCGACCGACGACTGGAACATCAACACCGGCAACGGCTACTACGGCGGGCTCCAGTTCGCCCAGTCCACCTGGGAGGAGTACGGCGGCACCCGGTACGCCCCGCGCGCCGACCTGGCCACCAAGGACCAGCAGATCGCGGTGGCGGAGAAGGTCCTCGACGGACAGGGCCCCGGCGCCTGGCCGGTCTGCTCGGTACGGGCCGGGCTCACCCGGGGCGGCGACACACCCGAGGTGAAGACGTCCGCCCCCGACGTGCGGCCGCAGACCACTCCGCAGTCCCGGGCCGGCAAGGCCGAGATGTACACGGTCGTGCGCGGCGACACGCTGTCCACGATCGCCGACGAGCAGGACGTCCGGGGCGGCTGGCAGCGGCTGTACGACGCCAACCGGCAGACCGTCGGAGGGGATCCGGACCTGATCCTGCCCGGCCAGCGGCTGGCACTCGGTGGCAAGTCCGCCACGAAGGCGACCCCGACGGCCGCCAAGTCGAAGCCGGAGCGGGCCACTTCCCAGGAGAAGTCCACTCCCGAGAAGCAGAAGCCCGAGAAGAAGCCCGAGAAGCAGTCCGCGAAGAAGACCATGGTCTCCCCGGTCAGCGCGCCCACCGGCACGCCGTACCACAAGGCGGGCTCCTCCTGGTCGCAGGGCTATCACACCGGCGTGGACTTCCCCGTCGCCACCGGCACCTCCGTGCTCTCGGTGGCCGACGGCACGGTGGTGAACGCGGGCTGGGAGGGCTCCTTCGGCTACCAGGTGGTCATCCGGCACGCGGACGGCCGCTACTCGCAGTACGCCCATCTGTCGGCGATCTCCGTGAAGAGCGGCCAGCAGGTCGGCGCGGGGCAGCGGATCGGCCGCTCCGGTTCCACGGGCAACAGTACGGGCCCGCATCTGCACTTCGAGGTGCGGAGCGGGCCCGGCTTCGGGTCGGACATCGACCCGGTGGCCTACCTGAGGGCAGGCGGGGTCAGGATTTGA